One window from the genome of Grus americana isolate bGruAme1 chromosome 2, bGruAme1.mat, whole genome shotgun sequence encodes:
- the GORASP1 gene encoding Golgi reassembly-stacking protein 1 isoform X3 — protein sequence MGLGSSSEVPDGGAEGFHVHGVQENSPAQQGGLEPFFDFIIAIGHTRLNKENNMLKDLLKANAEKAVKLEVYNIKTMKIREVEVIPSNMWGGQGLLGASVRFCSFQGANEHVWHVLDVEPASPAALAGLQPYTDYIVGSDQILQESEDFFSLIESHEGKPLKLMVYNTEADSIREVVVTPNGAWGGEGSLGCGIGYGYLHRIPTQSVVLKKKPESKPPSPLPEAGTPVPSTNGYTETLLMAPASQSDSSEIIMNLDHSTDQEMSGYSPESSLSPPPPLQRVMDPGFLDMSGISFPELTDLTKASNTSSSASFSMPAADAVVGTEKLLSNNEASAYFENATPLDPEDVTMYSEGSVKQPELDNLLPSVPSLPSFTLPNEISSKTTLGTDPDNRETKLLSNSVDSLLTTIPVKPEDEAVCEQKEGEAAQDHE from the exons ATGGGGCTGGGCTCGAGCTCCGAGGTCCCCGACGGCGGTGCCGAGGGATTCCACGTCCACGGG GTTCAGGAAAACTCCCCAGCTCAACAAGGAGGACTGGAACCTTTCTTTGATTTCATCATTGCAATAGGACACACTAGGCTT AATAAGGAAAACAATATGTTGAAAGATCTGCTGAAGGcaaatgctgaaaaagcagtgaagctGGAGGTGTATAAtatcaaaacaatgaaaataagagAGGTGGAGGTGATCCCCAGTAACATGTGGGGAGGACAAGGTCTTCTTGGAGCCAGCGTGAGGTTCTGCAGTTTCCAGGGAGCCAATGAACACGTGTGGCATGTTTTG GATGTTGAACCTGCGTCTCCTGCAGCTCTAGCTGGTCTCCAGCCGTACACTGACTACATTGTTGGATCTGATCAGATCCTTCAGGAG tcAGAGGATTTCTTTTCACTGATTGAATCCCACGAGGGGAAGCCGCTGAAGCTGATGGTTTATAACACTGAAGCAGATTCCATTCGAGAGGTAGTTGTGACTCCCAATGGAGCTTGGGGTGGAGAAGGAAG TTTAGGATGTGGTATTGGATATGGCTATTTGCACAGAATTCCAACACAGTCTGTAGTATTGAAGAAAAAGCCAGAAAGCAAACCACCTTCACCCTTACCAGAAGCTGGAACTCCTGTACCATCTACTAATGGTTACACAGAG ACTCTGTTAATGGCACCTGCTTCTCAGAGTGACAGCTCTGAAATAATTATGAACTTGGACCATTCCACAGATCAAGAAATGAGTGGTTATTCACCGGAAagctccctttctcctcccccccctctCCAGAGAGTTATGGATCCAG GATTTTTAGATATGTCTGGCATCTCATTTCCTGAACTCACTGACCTAACAAAAGCGTCCAACACGTCTTCGTCTGCCTCCTTCAGCATGCCAGCAGCAGATGCTGTAGTAGGCACCGAAAAGTTACTGTCAAACAATGAAGCTTCTGCTTATTTTG aaaatgCTACGCCTTTGGACCCTGAAGATGTAACCATGTATTCTGAAGGCTCAGTCAAGCAGCCTGAGTTGGACAACCTGCTGCCTTCGGTTCCATCTTTACCTTCTTTTACTCTTCCTAATgaaatttcttcaaaaacaaCACTAGGAACTGATCCTGATAACCGAGAAACAAAGCTGCTCTCAAACAGCGTTGACAGCTTGTTAACCACTATTCCTGTGAAACCAGAGGATGAAGCAGTATGTGAACAGAAAGAGGGAGAAGCTGCACAAGATCATGAGTGA
- the GORASP1 gene encoding Golgi reassembly-stacking protein 1 isoform X2, translated as MLKDLLKANAEKAVKLEVYNIKTMKIREVEVIPSNMWGGQGLLGASVRFCSFQGANEHVWHVLDVEPASPAALAGLQPYTDYIVGSDQILQESEDFFSLIESHEGKPLKLMVYNTEADSIREVVVTPNGAWGGEGSLGCGIGYGYLHRIPTQSVVLKKKPESKPPSPLPEAGTPVPSTNGYTETLLMAPASQSDSSEIIMNLDHSTDQEMSGYSPESSLSPPPPLQRVMDPGFLDMSGISFPELTDLTKASNTSSSASFSMPAADAVVGTEKLLSNNEASAYFENATPLDPEDVTMYSEGSVKQPELDNLLPSVPSLPSFTLPNEISSKTTLGTDPDNRETKLLSNSVDSLLTTIPVKPEDEAVCEQKEGEAAQDHE; from the exons ATGTTGAAAGATCTGCTGAAGGcaaatgctgaaaaagcagtgaagctGGAGGTGTATAAtatcaaaacaatgaaaataagagAGGTGGAGGTGATCCCCAGTAACATGTGGGGAGGACAAGGTCTTCTTGGAGCCAGCGTGAGGTTCTGCAGTTTCCAGGGAGCCAATGAACACGTGTGGCATGTTTTG GATGTTGAACCTGCGTCTCCTGCAGCTCTAGCTGGTCTCCAGCCGTACACTGACTACATTGTTGGATCTGATCAGATCCTTCAGGAG tcAGAGGATTTCTTTTCACTGATTGAATCCCACGAGGGGAAGCCGCTGAAGCTGATGGTTTATAACACTGAAGCAGATTCCATTCGAGAGGTAGTTGTGACTCCCAATGGAGCTTGGGGTGGAGAAGGAAG TTTAGGATGTGGTATTGGATATGGCTATTTGCACAGAATTCCAACACAGTCTGTAGTATTGAAGAAAAAGCCAGAAAGCAAACCACCTTCACCCTTACCAGAAGCTGGAACTCCTGTACCATCTACTAATGGTTACACAGAG ACTCTGTTAATGGCACCTGCTTCTCAGAGTGACAGCTCTGAAATAATTATGAACTTGGACCATTCCACAGATCAAGAAATGAGTGGTTATTCACCGGAAagctccctttctcctcccccccctctCCAGAGAGTTATGGATCCAG GATTTTTAGATATGTCTGGCATCTCATTTCCTGAACTCACTGACCTAACAAAAGCGTCCAACACGTCTTCGTCTGCCTCCTTCAGCATGCCAGCAGCAGATGCTGTAGTAGGCACCGAAAAGTTACTGTCAAACAATGAAGCTTCTGCTTATTTTG aaaatgCTACGCCTTTGGACCCTGAAGATGTAACCATGTATTCTGAAGGCTCAGTCAAGCAGCCTGAGTTGGACAACCTGCTGCCTTCGGTTCCATCTTTACCTTCTTTTACTCTTCCTAATgaaatttcttcaaaaacaaCACTAGGAACTGATCCTGATAACCGAGAAACAAAGCTGCTCTCAAACAGCGTTGACAGCTTGTTAACCACTATTCCTGTGAAACCAGAGGATGAAGCAGTATGTGAACAGAAAGAGGGAGAAGCTGCACAAGATCATGAGTGA
- the GORASP1 gene encoding Golgi reassembly-stacking protein 1 isoform X1: MAVGLSNNNVQENSPAQQGGLEPFFDFIIAIGHTRLNKENNMLKDLLKANAEKAVKLEVYNIKTMKIREVEVIPSNMWGGQGLLGASVRFCSFQGANEHVWHVLDVEPASPAALAGLQPYTDYIVGSDQILQESEDFFSLIESHEGKPLKLMVYNTEADSIREVVVTPNGAWGGEGSLGCGIGYGYLHRIPTQSVVLKKKPESKPPSPLPEAGTPVPSTNGYTETLLMAPASQSDSSEIIMNLDHSTDQEMSGYSPESSLSPPPPLQRVMDPGFLDMSGISFPELTDLTKASNTSSSASFSMPAADAVVGTEKLLSNNEASAYFENATPLDPEDVTMYSEGSVKQPELDNLLPSVPSLPSFTLPNEISSKTTLGTDPDNRETKLLSNSVDSLLTTIPVKPEDEAVCEQKEGEAAQDHE, translated from the exons ATGGCTGTTGGACTTTCAAACAACAAC GTTCAGGAAAACTCCCCAGCTCAACAAGGAGGACTGGAACCTTTCTTTGATTTCATCATTGCAATAGGACACACTAGGCTT AATAAGGAAAACAATATGTTGAAAGATCTGCTGAAGGcaaatgctgaaaaagcagtgaagctGGAGGTGTATAAtatcaaaacaatgaaaataagagAGGTGGAGGTGATCCCCAGTAACATGTGGGGAGGACAAGGTCTTCTTGGAGCCAGCGTGAGGTTCTGCAGTTTCCAGGGAGCCAATGAACACGTGTGGCATGTTTTG GATGTTGAACCTGCGTCTCCTGCAGCTCTAGCTGGTCTCCAGCCGTACACTGACTACATTGTTGGATCTGATCAGATCCTTCAGGAG tcAGAGGATTTCTTTTCACTGATTGAATCCCACGAGGGGAAGCCGCTGAAGCTGATGGTTTATAACACTGAAGCAGATTCCATTCGAGAGGTAGTTGTGACTCCCAATGGAGCTTGGGGTGGAGAAGGAAG TTTAGGATGTGGTATTGGATATGGCTATTTGCACAGAATTCCAACACAGTCTGTAGTATTGAAGAAAAAGCCAGAAAGCAAACCACCTTCACCCTTACCAGAAGCTGGAACTCCTGTACCATCTACTAATGGTTACACAGAG ACTCTGTTAATGGCACCTGCTTCTCAGAGTGACAGCTCTGAAATAATTATGAACTTGGACCATTCCACAGATCAAGAAATGAGTGGTTATTCACCGGAAagctccctttctcctcccccccctctCCAGAGAGTTATGGATCCAG GATTTTTAGATATGTCTGGCATCTCATTTCCTGAACTCACTGACCTAACAAAAGCGTCCAACACGTCTTCGTCTGCCTCCTTCAGCATGCCAGCAGCAGATGCTGTAGTAGGCACCGAAAAGTTACTGTCAAACAATGAAGCTTCTGCTTATTTTG aaaatgCTACGCCTTTGGACCCTGAAGATGTAACCATGTATTCTGAAGGCTCAGTCAAGCAGCCTGAGTTGGACAACCTGCTGCCTTCGGTTCCATCTTTACCTTCTTTTACTCTTCCTAATgaaatttcttcaaaaacaaCACTAGGAACTGATCCTGATAACCGAGAAACAAAGCTGCTCTCAAACAGCGTTGACAGCTTGTTAACCACTATTCCTGTGAAACCAGAGGATGAAGCAGTATGTGAACAGAAAGAGGGAGAAGCTGCACAAGATCATGAGTGA